The following coding sequences are from one Halorubrum sp. BOL3-1 window:
- a CDS encoding NADH:flavin oxidoreductase/NADH oxidase produces the protein MTDTLFTPLTLRDTAFRNRVMLSPMCQYSADEGLANDWHRVHLGARAAGGAGVVMTEATAVAPEGRITPNCLGIWSDEHAEAIEPIVEFVRSQGATPGIQLAHAGRKASHRAPAEGSGPVPADEPDGWETVSATDEPYPHPNVDEGDLTDARRLDAEGIDGVIDGFAAAAERARDIGFEVAEVHAAHGYLLHQFCSPVTNDRNDEYGGSYENRTRLLREVVAAVREVWPDGRPVFVRISATDWLPDRDSWDVDDSVRLAPLLAEAGADLIDVSGGGIHPDQEIPSAGPGYQVPYAEAIREGTDVPVAAVGGITEPTHADGLVRNERADLVALGREMLRHPHWPLEAAHELGADVEWPTQYRRGRFD, from the coding sequence GTGACCGACACCCTGTTCACACCGCTCACGCTGCGCGACACGGCGTTCCGAAACCGCGTCATGCTGTCGCCGATGTGCCAGTACTCCGCCGACGAGGGGCTGGCGAACGACTGGCACCGGGTCCACCTCGGCGCTCGGGCCGCCGGCGGCGCCGGGGTCGTGATGACCGAGGCGACCGCCGTCGCGCCCGAGGGACGGATCACGCCGAACTGCCTCGGGATCTGGTCCGACGAACACGCGGAGGCGATCGAACCGATCGTCGAGTTCGTGCGGTCGCAGGGCGCGACCCCGGGAATCCAGCTGGCTCACGCCGGGCGGAAGGCCTCCCACCGAGCGCCGGCCGAGGGGAGCGGTCCCGTCCCCGCCGACGAGCCGGACGGGTGGGAGACGGTCTCCGCGACCGACGAGCCGTACCCGCATCCGAACGTCGACGAGGGCGACCTGACCGACGCCCGCCGGCTGGACGCCGAGGGGATCGACGGGGTGATCGACGGGTTCGCGGCCGCCGCGGAGCGCGCGCGCGACATCGGCTTCGAGGTGGCTGAGGTCCACGCGGCCCACGGCTACCTGCTCCACCAGTTCTGCTCGCCGGTCACCAACGACCGGAACGACGAGTACGGCGGGAGCTACGAGAACCGCACTCGGCTCCTGCGCGAGGTCGTCGCGGCCGTCCGCGAGGTCTGGCCCGACGGCAGGCCCGTCTTCGTCCGCATCTCCGCGACCGACTGGCTCCCCGACCGCGATTCGTGGGACGTGGACGACTCGGTGCGGCTGGCCCCCCTCCTCGCCGAGGCCGGCGCTGACCTGATCGACGTCTCCGGCGGCGGGATCCACCCCGACCAGGAGATCCCCAGCGCGGGACCGGGGTACCAGGTGCCGTACGCCGAGGCGATCCGCGAGGGAACCGACGTGCCCGTCGCCGCGGTCGGCGGGATCACGGAGCCGACCCACGCCGACGGCCTCGTCCGGAACGAACGGGCCGACCTCGTCGCGCTCGGCCGCGAGATGCTCCGTCACCCCCACTGGCCGCTGGAGGCCGCTCACGAGCTGGGCGCCGACGTCGAGTGGCCGACCCAGTACCGGCGCGGGCGGTTCGACTGA
- a CDS encoding methionine synthase has translation MVRNPDANRDQFRPDDHPNDAFLLTTVVGSYPKPKWLNRADELVDDPDSKFDADDLEAAHDDAARLITHEHERAGVDTVVDGEMRRNEMVEFFADRIDGYEFNGPVKVWGHNYFDKPSVVESVEYDEPWLVDEFEFTSSVAERPVKVPITGPYTLGFWAFNEAYPSTEELVYDLADLVNEEVEKLVEAGARYIQIDEPALATTPEDHAIVGEALERIAAGIPEEVRIGLHVCYGDYSRVYPEVNDYPIDEFDIELSNGDYEQIPVLEEPELEPDLALGVVDAHTAEVESVEEIKQNICQGLRVVPPEKLTISPDCGLKLLPRDVAYGKTENMVTAVREVEAEIDAGEIDLDNPLADD, from the coding sequence ATGGTCCGAAATCCCGACGCCAACCGAGACCAGTTCCGCCCTGATGACCACCCGAACGACGCGTTCCTGCTGACGACCGTCGTCGGCTCGTACCCGAAGCCGAAGTGGCTGAACCGGGCCGACGAGCTGGTCGACGACCCCGACTCGAAGTTCGACGCGGACGACCTCGAAGCGGCCCACGACGACGCCGCGCGACTCATCACGCACGAACACGAGCGCGCCGGGGTGGACACGGTCGTCGACGGCGAGATGCGCCGCAACGAGATGGTGGAGTTCTTCGCCGACCGCATCGACGGCTACGAGTTCAATGGCCCCGTGAAGGTGTGGGGTCACAACTACTTCGATAAGCCCTCGGTCGTCGAATCGGTCGAGTACGACGAGCCGTGGCTCGTCGACGAGTTCGAGTTCACGTCCTCGGTCGCCGAACGCCCCGTCAAGGTCCCGATCACGGGGCCGTACACCCTGGGCTTCTGGGCGTTCAACGAGGCGTACCCCTCCACCGAGGAGCTCGTCTACGACCTCGCGGACCTCGTGAACGAGGAGGTCGAGAAGCTGGTCGAGGCCGGCGCGCGCTACATCCAGATCGACGAGCCGGCGCTGGCGACGACGCCGGAGGACCACGCCATCGTGGGCGAGGCGCTCGAACGGATCGCCGCGGGCATCCCGGAGGAGGTCCGGATCGGACTCCACGTCTGCTACGGCGACTACTCCCGGGTGTACCCCGAAGTCAACGACTACCCGATCGACGAGTTCGACATCGAGCTCTCGAACGGCGACTACGAGCAGATCCCCGTCCTCGAAGAGCCCGAACTCGAACCGGACCTCGCGCTCGGCGTCGTCGACGCCCACACCGCCGAGGTGGAGTCGGTCGAGGAGATCAAACAGAACATCTGCCAGGGCCTCCGCGTCGTCCCGCCGGAGAAGCTCACGATATCGCCCGACTGCGGGCTGAAGCTGCTCCCGCGCGACGTCGCGTACGGGAAGACCGAGAACATGGTGACCGCGGTCCGCGAGGTCGAAGCCGAGATCGACGCCGGCGAGATCGACCTCGATAATCCGCTCGCGGACGACTGA
- a CDS encoding sugar phosphate isomerase/epimerase — protein sequence MDIGLTVGADLDRLAASPARFAFCELGIGEPTLVPGEVDPDRLGDALAGRDLLVHLPYSQRLATYVPEVNDAIVDYQRRLLRAAGDLGAEKAVLHATSADRDDVDFRETAAEQLRRVADAGREAGVEVVVENVGHQHAGLQLSVLGDIARETDTSVCFDVGHAYMEGGNKAIKRFLRSHGDRVSHLHCHDVRRRGDTHLPVGAGEVDYGLVESEIGGFDGTVALEVFTDDDALLLDSAERVADRLGASF from the coding sequence ATGGACATCGGTCTCACGGTCGGCGCCGACCTCGACCGGCTCGCGGCGTCGCCCGCGCGGTTCGCGTTCTGCGAGCTCGGAATCGGCGAGCCGACGCTCGTCCCGGGCGAGGTCGACCCCGACCGACTGGGCGACGCGCTCGCCGGCCGCGACCTGCTCGTCCACCTCCCGTACAGCCAGCGGCTGGCGACGTACGTCCCCGAAGTCAACGACGCCATCGTCGACTACCAGCGCCGGCTCTTACGAGCGGCCGGCGACCTCGGCGCAGAGAAGGCGGTCCTCCACGCTACCTCCGCCGACCGCGACGACGTGGACTTCCGCGAGACCGCGGCCGAGCAGCTCCGCCGGGTCGCCGACGCCGGCCGCGAGGCGGGCGTCGAGGTCGTCGTCGAGAACGTCGGCCACCAGCACGCGGGGCTTCAGCTCTCGGTCCTCGGTGACATCGCGCGCGAGACGGACACGTCGGTCTGCTTCGACGTGGGACACGCGTACATGGAGGGCGGCAACAAGGCGATAAAACGGTTCCTCCGGAGCCACGGCGACCGGGTCTCGCACCTCCACTGTCACGACGTGCGCCGCCGCGGCGACACGCACCTGCCCGTGGGAGCCGGTGAGGTCGACTACGGCCTCGTCGAGTCCGAAATCGGCGGGTTCGACGGGACTGTCGCCCTCGAAGTGTTCACCGACGACGACGCCCTCCTCCTCGACTCGGCCGAGCGCGTGGCCGACCGGCTCGGCGCGTCGTTCTGA
- a CDS encoding 5-methyltetrahydropteroyltriglutamate--homocysteine methyltransferase, with amino-acid sequence MTERVAATPGLYPLPDRAKETLSDLKGHQKGDLMSGDEGEAIVSTYDGVRATYVDHQLEAGLDLLTEGQGRWDDMIAHPLTVSDAVETGGIVRYYDNNNFYRDPRVVDDLGFSGDVARELETARELLAGADGAGDASLAATLPGPYSLAELATDEHYGDAAEFQAAIAEFLAGELDAFPAHETLFLFEPSLVTNPPAEGDESTATDAIATVAAATDADVVVQTFYGALDEKLYAHLVDEAGADALGLDLVAGDRDDTVYNVQEFGSTDSLALGLVDGQNTLVEEPATLAERVEWFEEQVPVDDFDRTYLTPNTELFYLPTNKYRAKLSALADAAEVLD; translated from the coding sequence ATGACCGAACGTGTCGCGGCGACGCCGGGGCTGTACCCGCTCCCGGACCGAGCGAAAGAGACCCTCTCCGACCTGAAGGGCCACCAGAAGGGTGACCTCATGAGCGGCGACGAGGGCGAGGCAATCGTTTCGACGTACGACGGGGTGCGCGCGACGTACGTCGACCACCAGCTGGAGGCCGGTCTCGACCTGCTCACCGAGGGACAGGGCCGCTGGGACGACATGATCGCCCACCCGCTGACCGTCAGCGACGCCGTCGAGACCGGCGGAATCGTCCGCTACTACGACAACAACAACTTCTACCGCGACCCGCGCGTCGTCGACGACCTCGGCTTCTCGGGCGACGTGGCGCGAGAGCTGGAGACGGCCCGAGAGCTGCTCGCTGGCGCAGACGGCGCCGGCGACGCGTCGCTCGCCGCCACGCTGCCGGGACCGTACTCGCTCGCCGAGCTCGCGACCGACGAGCACTACGGGGACGCGGCCGAGTTTCAGGCCGCGATCGCCGAGTTCCTCGCCGGGGAACTCGACGCGTTCCCGGCCCACGAGACGCTGTTCCTCTTCGAACCGTCGCTCGTGACGAATCCGCCCGCGGAGGGCGACGAGTCGACCGCGACGGACGCGATCGCGACGGTCGCGGCCGCGACGGACGCCGACGTGGTCGTCCAGACGTTCTACGGCGCGCTCGACGAGAAGCTGTACGCCCACCTCGTCGACGAGGCGGGCGCCGACGCGCTCGGACTCGATCTGGTCGCCGGCGACCGCGACGACACCGTCTACAACGTCCAGGAGTTCGGCTCGACCGATTCGCTCGCTCTCGGCCTCGTCGACGGGCAGAACACGCTCGTCGAGGAGCCGGCGACGCTCGCGGAGCGCGTCGAGTGGTTCGAGGAACAGGTCCCGGTCGACGACTTCGACCGGACCTACCTCACGCCGAACACCGAGCTGTTCTACCTGCCGACCAACAAGTACCGCGCGAAGCTTTCCGCCCTCGCCGACGCCGCGGAGGTGCTCGACTGA
- the eis gene encoding enhanced intracellular survival protein Eis, with protein sequence MDDLDYRPFPDERGEEFRAFMRYAFSPEEGPYDPEADDDDREHLAEYRGLFDGDDPVAVCGHHEFALRIRDCDRDAAGLSAVASPPEHRRQGHIERLLGESLVEYRDDGVDFSVLWPFEYAFYRQYGWKTVSRYRWVKTPPEQLAFAASGSEGGDDARFRRLDADDYDAAADLLAAAAERYDFTVARTGAWWREYTLRGWKTDPFVYGFERDGDLRALLSYTFEDRDDGDGTAMVVSDAAVADPVEWDLIFRFCRDHDSQVERVRLRLPVDVSVLDRVDNPRAVTEEVRTGPMFRLVDAPAALAELSPDPDLETAFTLAVDDPLVGWHDRPIRVTVAGGEVDAERVDAERTAADADVTAGIGALSQLYAGYRGVEDLRAHAALDVGGEDAEALAGDLAALCPPRRTFLREGF encoded by the coding sequence ATGGACGACCTCGACTACCGGCCCTTCCCCGACGAGCGCGGCGAGGAGTTCCGTGCGTTCATGCGGTACGCGTTCTCGCCCGAGGAGGGACCGTACGACCCCGAGGCCGACGACGACGACCGCGAACACCTCGCCGAGTACCGCGGGCTGTTCGACGGGGACGACCCCGTCGCGGTGTGCGGACACCACGAGTTCGCCCTCCGGATCCGGGACTGTGACCGCGACGCGGCCGGTCTCTCGGCGGTCGCGTCCCCGCCAGAACACCGGCGGCAAGGGCACATCGAGCGACTCCTCGGCGAGTCGCTGGTCGAGTACCGCGACGACGGCGTCGACTTCTCCGTGCTATGGCCCTTCGAGTACGCATTCTATCGGCAGTACGGCTGGAAGACCGTGAGCCGGTATCGGTGGGTGAAGACGCCCCCGGAACAGCTGGCGTTCGCGGCCAGCGGGAGCGAGGGAGGAGATGACGCCCGCTTCCGGCGGCTCGACGCCGACGACTACGACGCGGCCGCCGACCTGCTCGCCGCGGCCGCCGAGCGCTACGACTTCACGGTGGCGCGGACCGGGGCCTGGTGGCGCGAGTACACCCTCCGCGGCTGGAAGACCGACCCGTTCGTCTACGGCTTCGAGCGCGACGGCGACCTCCGGGCGCTGCTGTCGTACACGTTCGAGGACCGCGACGACGGCGACGGGACGGCGATGGTCGTCTCCGACGCCGCCGTCGCAGACCCCGTCGAGTGGGACCTGATCTTCCGGTTCTGTCGCGACCACGACTCGCAGGTCGAGCGCGTCCGACTCCGGCTCCCCGTCGACGTGAGCGTCCTCGACCGGGTCGACAACCCCCGGGCGGTCACCGAGGAGGTCCGCACCGGTCCGATGTTCCGGCTCGTCGACGCGCCCGCGGCGTTGGCGGAGCTGTCGCCCGACCCCGACCTGGAGACCGCGTTCACACTCGCGGTCGACGACCCCCTCGTCGGCTGGCACGACCGGCCGATCCGCGTGACCGTCGCGGGCGGGGAGGTCGACGCGGAGCGGGTCGACGCGGAACGGACCGCCGCGGACGCCGACGTGACCGCAGGAATCGGCGCGCTCTCCCAACTGTACGCGGGGTACCGCGGCGTGGAGGACCTCCGAGCGCACGCCGCGCTCGACGTCGGCGGCGAGGACGCGGAGGCGCTCGCGGGCGACCTCGCCGCCCTCTGTCCGCCGCGGCGGACATTCCTGCGGGAGGGGTTCTGA